One Lactobacillus crispatus DNA segment encodes these proteins:
- a CDS encoding sensor histidine kinase, with protein sequence MKKADPKSTTQQLTYLFVKLFVAILILVNVAFLIISSAYIYYQAERQSEQVVRAVKDNLDSQYDWSAMLDAYLAKQDSDAITLTTPHGKTYYSEDAHETFKYINEQRHYQNLVYSNKHIYFLKDEQKHNFKINVALNIDRLFHLIIWLFCTMLIINLAAILISIPLIRRLSHKWSRPIQTMNSEIQDIQKDGATTKITVPNQPLEIKQLAKSFNNLLTFQNKALQREQQFVSDASHELKTPIAAIRGHVNLIRRHGKDKPEIIPKSLDYIDVESKKMEGLINDLLALGRIERNTNLTQTNLVKIINEITAEIQAVYPHKIHTDMPQELFFLINPTDFRNIVHNLVENAAKYSPEHSDINISLTQKENQILFQVADHGIGIAAKNLEKIFQRFYREDTSHSSKIKGSGLGLAIVKAEVDKYHGQIKVTDNAPQGTVFTVSLPLEK encoded by the coding sequence ATGAAAAAAGCTGATCCTAAATCAACTACCCAACAATTAACATACTTATTCGTAAAGCTATTTGTAGCTATTTTAATATTAGTCAATGTAGCTTTCTTAATTATTTCTTCTGCTTACATCTATTATCAAGCTGAACGACAAAGTGAGCAGGTTGTTAGAGCTGTTAAAGATAATCTAGATTCACAATATGATTGGTCGGCAATGCTAGACGCATATTTAGCCAAGCAAGACAGCGATGCGATTACTCTGACTACGCCACATGGCAAAACTTACTACTCTGAAGATGCGCATGAAACTTTTAAGTATATTAACGAGCAGAGACACTATCAAAATTTAGTTTATTCAAACAAGCACATTTACTTTTTAAAAGATGAGCAAAAGCATAATTTTAAAATCAATGTTGCTCTAAACATTGATAGGTTATTTCATTTAATTATTTGGCTATTTTGCACAATGTTAATTATTAACTTAGCCGCTATTTTGATTAGTATCCCACTTATTCGACGTTTATCACATAAATGGAGCCGTCCAATTCAAACAATGAATAGTGAAATTCAAGATATTCAAAAAGATGGGGCTACAACTAAAATTACAGTTCCTAATCAACCACTTGAAATTAAACAGCTTGCTAAATCATTTAATAATTTGCTTACTTTTCAAAATAAGGCTTTACAGCGGGAACAACAATTTGTTAGTGATGCCTCGCATGAACTAAAAACTCCGATCGCTGCAATTCGCGGTCATGTTAACCTAATCAGACGACATGGAAAAGATAAACCTGAAATCATCCCCAAATCATTAGATTATATTGACGTTGAATCCAAAAAGATGGAAGGCTTAATTAATGACCTACTCGCTTTAGGCAGAATAGAGAGAAATACCAATTTAACGCAAACTAATTTGGTGAAAATTATTAATGAAATAACCGCTGAAATTCAAGCAGTTTATCCACATAAAATACACACTGACATGCCGCAAGAACTATTTTTCCTCATCAATCCAACAGATTTTAGAAACATTGTGCATAATTTAGTGGAAAACGCTGCTAAATATTCGCCTGAACATAGCGATATTAACATCTCATTAACTCAAAAAGAAAATCAAATACTCTTTCAAGTAGCAGATCACGGCATCGGTATTGCAGCGAAAAATCTCGAAAAAATATTTCAACGTTTTTATCGTGAAGACACTTCTCATTCGAGTAAAATTAAAGGATCTGGCTTAGGCTTGGCAATTGTCAAAGCTGAAGTTGATAAGTATCATGGACAAATTAAAGTTACAGATAACGCTCCTCAAGGAACAGTCTTCACAGTTTCTCTTCCACTAGAAAAATGA
- a CDS encoding PepSY domain-containing protein, which produces MKTINLKKITITGAALLGLGTAAIATINLANETNVVQAVSSKIKVSQNTAVKKFKAKFKTAKIESISLDKENGRYVYDIEGFTSSKEYEMKINASTGKTISSHSEKLDRDERGKKALSLSKTISRSTATKIAQKRVAGKAVEWSLDREGSKHVWEVTISKNGQKSEVKVNAITKKVISVDRD; this is translated from the coding sequence ATGAAGACTATTAACTTAAAGAAAATTACTATTACCGGTGCAGCATTACTCGGCTTAGGAACTGCCGCAATTGCTACAATAAATTTAGCTAACGAAACTAATGTTGTGCAAGCTGTTTCAAGCAAAATTAAGGTTTCACAAAATACAGCTGTTAAAAAGTTTAAGGCAAAGTTCAAGACTGCCAAGATTGAATCAATCAGTTTAGATAAAGAAAATGGTCGCTACGTTTACGACATTGAAGGTTTCACTTCAAGCAAGGAATATGAAATGAAAATCAATGCTTCAACTGGCAAAACTATCTCATCGCATTCCGAAAAATTAGATCGCGATGAACGTGGCAAAAAGGCTTTAAGCTTAAGCAAGACAATTTCTCGCTCTACTGCTACTAAAATTGCTCAAAAAAGAGTAGCTGGAAAGGCAGTTGAATGGTCATTAGACCGGGAAGGTTCAAAGCATGTCTGGGAAGTAACCATCAGTAAGAATGGCCAAAAAAGTGAAGTTAAGGTTAACGCAATTACTAAAAAAGTAATTAGTGTTGACCGTGATTAA
- a CDS encoding PepSY domain-containing protein has translation MKFTKLTSVALLSATLLTTVVACSKQNDTATTTQKSVTSSKVTHNSESAVSKQSRKDNIQIKLSQQEAIDKFQKQFSGKQLKSIELSREGNHYLYEIEGFDSTNEYSVNINAETGQIGHVHSEKLDHDDRNQKALALRGAISRDDASRIAEEHVKGTSEEWKLEQDEDTGKTYWEVTVKNGHQETDVKINAHTREIILTEHDD, from the coding sequence ATGAAATTTACTAAACTTACAAGTGTCGCACTACTAAGCGCAACTTTATTAACAACAGTAGTAGCTTGTTCTAAGCAAAACGACACTGCGACGACTACTCAAAAAAGTGTTACTTCCTCAAAAGTTACACACAATTCTGAGTCAGCAGTGAGCAAACAATCTCGAAAAGATAATATTCAAATCAAATTAAGCCAACAAGAGGCCATTGACAAATTTCAAAAACAATTTAGTGGTAAGCAGCTTAAAAGTATTGAATTAAGTCGTGAAGGTAATCATTACCTTTACGAAATCGAGGGATTCGATTCAACCAATGAATACTCTGTTAATATCAATGCAGAAACTGGTCAAATTGGCCACGTTCATTCAGAAAAATTAGATCATGATGATCGCAATCAAAAGGCCTTGGCCCTCAGAGGTGCCATTAGCCGTGACGACGCTAGCCGCATTGCAGAAGAACACGTTAAAGGTACTAGTGAGGAATGGAAACTAGAACAAGATGAAGATACCGGTAAAACATACTGGGAAGTTACAGTTAAAAATGGTCATCAAGAAACAGACGTTAAAATCAACGCCCATACTAGGGAGATTATTTTAACTGAACACGATGATTAA
- a CDS encoding GNAT family N-acetyltransferase, which translates to MDYTIKPITTSDVEKLQKVSRETFKATFDPYTAPNDMARFLEEDYETVKLVKEIENPNSRFYFLMVQNEIAGYLKINVGDAQTEHLRENALEVERIYLRSSFQHRGLGNVLLDFAEKTAREEGKDYMWLGVYEKNVPAQHFYKRHGFSKVSQHTFQVGSDPQTDWLLVKKLTRN; encoded by the coding sequence ATGGATTATACAATTAAGCCTATTACTACAAGTGATGTTGAAAAATTACAGAAAGTTTCACGTGAAACTTTTAAGGCGACTTTTGATCCTTACACTGCACCAAATGATATGGCACGCTTTTTGGAAGAAGATTATGAAACAGTAAAGTTAGTCAAAGAAATTGAAAATCCGAATAGTCGTTTTTACTTTTTAATGGTGCAGAATGAAATAGCAGGCTATTTGAAAATCAATGTTGGGGATGCACAGACAGAACATTTGCGTGAGAATGCCTTAGAGGTGGAACGAATTTATTTGCGTTCTAGTTTTCAACATCGCGGCTTAGGAAATGTGTTGCTTGATTTTGCGGAAAAAACGGCGCGTGAAGAAGGTAAGGATTATATGTGGTTGGGTGTTTATGAAAAAAATGTGCCAGCACAGCATTTTTATAAGCGGCATGGTTTTAGTAAAGTGAGTCAACACACTTTCCAAGTGGGGAGTGACCCACAAACTGATTGGCTGTTAGTGAAGAAATTGACCAGAAATTAA
- a CDS encoding MarR family winged helix-turn-helix transcriptional regulator has product MKEDILRQIGTIARALDSIANIEFKEMQLNRGQYLYLVRIKENPGIISDHLAGMLNVDRTTTARSIKKLEQNQLIKKENDAENKKIKHLFVTDLGKRLAIKIEKENTYSNELVLSGLSLKQRAELTALLKVVEDNASENWRFVKNGGKREY; this is encoded by the coding sequence ATGAAAGAAGATATTTTACGTCAAATTGGCACAATTGCGCGGGCACTTGATTCGATTGCTAACATTGAATTTAAAGAAATGCAATTAAATCGGGGACAATATTTATATCTGGTGCGGATTAAGGAAAATCCAGGGATTATCTCGGATCATTTAGCTGGGATGCTTAATGTTGACCGGACAACGACAGCCCGCAGCATTAAAAAGCTAGAGCAAAATCAACTAATTAAGAAAGAAAACGATGCAGAGAATAAAAAGATTAAGCATCTGTTTGTGACTGATTTAGGTAAGCGACTAGCAATAAAAATTGAAAAAGAAAATACTTACTCAAATGAACTAGTTTTATCAGGATTAAGTTTAAAGCAAAGAGCGGAATTAACTGCTTTACTAAAGGTTGTAGAAGACAATGCCAGCGAAAACTGGCGCTTTGTTAAAAATGGTGGAAAGAGGGAATATTGA
- a CDS encoding peptide ABC transporter substrate-binding protein yields MSKLKGVLAGVVTISLGMLLAACGNGNSSSKSAAQSGTLNLSTTAPLDTIDISKSTGFGQTGNVFESFYRLGKNGKPTAGLAKTGTVSKDGKTWTFKIRDSKWSNGDPIVAQDFVYSWRRSLNPKTASPYAYLFSGVKNADAIIAGKKSPNALGISAPDKKTVVVKLNRPIAYFRVLMAYPLFGPQNEKVVKKYGNRYATKAQYQVYSGPFKIKGWNGTNDTWSFVKNNDYWDKKVVKLNKINYQVVKSNNTGYQMYQQGKLDLTPLSSEQVKNLKSNQDFTQYPYSLVRFLLYNFKDKNQINRAALNNKNIRLALSLSIDRDVVTKKVLGNGSTLPTGFVANDLASNPKTGIDFAKEQAVKNTVDYNPALAKKYWQKGLQEIGQKSLTFDVLSSNDETDSDQLTQYLQSQWTKELKGIKINITNIPDKSTTSRAQQGNFDIYLSHWGGDFNDPMTFMQIPMTGTSYNYGKWSNSTYDNLVKKAGNEDANNPEKRWNDLVKAAKIVNGNQAITPIYQQTTAYLQNKRVHGLIHNTAGTQWSYKYAYVD; encoded by the coding sequence ATGTCGAAACTAAAGGGAGTTTTAGCAGGAGTCGTTACTATTTCATTAGGAATGCTTCTTGCAGCATGTGGTAATGGCAATAGCAGTAGTAAGTCGGCAGCTCAAAGTGGCACTTTAAATTTAAGCACCACAGCTCCATTAGATACTATTGATATCAGTAAGTCTACCGGATTTGGTCAAACTGGCAATGTATTCGAAAGTTTTTATCGTCTTGGTAAAAATGGTAAGCCAACAGCCGGCTTAGCTAAAACTGGGACCGTATCTAAAGATGGTAAGACCTGGACGTTTAAGATACGTGATTCTAAGTGGTCCAATGGTGATCCGATTGTAGCGCAGGACTTTGTTTATTCTTGGAGAAGAAGCTTGAATCCTAAGACCGCTTCTCCGTATGCCTATCTTTTTAGTGGCGTGAAGAATGCTGACGCAATCATTGCAGGAAAGAAATCACCTAATGCATTAGGAATTTCTGCACCGGATAAAAAGACAGTAGTGGTTAAGTTAAATCGCCCGATCGCTTACTTTAGAGTATTGATGGCTTATCCACTATTTGGGCCGCAAAACGAAAAAGTTGTGAAAAAGTATGGCAATAGATACGCAACCAAGGCTCAGTACCAAGTCTACTCAGGTCCTTTCAAGATTAAAGGATGGAATGGAACTAATGATACCTGGTCATTTGTTAAGAATAATGATTACTGGGACAAGAAGGTAGTCAAGTTGAACAAGATTAATTATCAGGTAGTTAAGTCCAACAATACAGGCTATCAAATGTACCAACAAGGTAAGCTGGATTTAACGCCACTTTCAAGTGAACAAGTTAAGAACTTGAAGAGTAATCAGGACTTTACTCAATATCCATATTCACTTGTTAGATTCTTACTTTACAATTTTAAAGACAAAAATCAGATTAATCGTGCAGCTTTAAACAATAAAAATATTCGTTTAGCTTTATCACTTTCAATTGATCGCGATGTTGTAACCAAAAAAGTTTTAGGCAATGGTTCAACTTTGCCAACAGGTTTTGTGGCAAATGACTTAGCTTCAAATCCTAAAACAGGTATAGATTTTGCTAAAGAACAAGCAGTGAAAAATACAGTTGATTATAATCCAGCTCTAGCCAAGAAATATTGGCAAAAGGGATTACAGGAGATTGGCCAAAAGAGTTTGACTTTTGATGTTTTATCTTCAAATGATGAAACAGACAGTGATCAATTGACCCAATATTTGCAGTCACAATGGACCAAAGAATTGAAGGGAATCAAGATAAATATTACCAATATTCCTGATAAATCAACCACCAGTCGAGCACAGCAAGGCAACTTTGACATTTATCTATCACATTGGGGCGGCGACTTTAACGATCCAATGACCTTTATGCAAATTCCAATGACTGGCACTTCATATAATTATGGTAAGTGGTCTAATTCTACATACGATAATTTGGTTAAAAAAGCTGGTAATGAAGATGCAAACAATCCAGAAAAGCGGTGGAATGATTTAGTTAAGGCGGCTAAGATCGTAAACGGCAATCAGGCAATTACACCAATATATCAACAAACAACTGCATATTTACAAAATAAGCGTGTTCACGGCCTTATTCATAATACTGCTGGTACACAATGGTCATATAAATATGCTTATGTAGATTAA
- a CDS encoding DUF1304 domain-containing protein: MEIIKYGPYTLFTLIGTILTFIVAIEHIGICFLEMFGKPEQQAKAFDMDINFVKQEAAQVSLANQGIYNGMLGVILIVAFFIFPIPILFNVWKLILSLIVIVAIYGGFTATKKIFLVQMLPALLALIFLFV; the protein is encoded by the coding sequence ATGGAAATTATAAAATATGGTCCTTACACTCTTTTCACACTTATTGGAACAATCCTAACATTTATCGTGGCTATTGAGCATATCGGTATCTGTTTCTTAGAAATGTTTGGTAAACCTGAACAACAAGCTAAGGCTTTCGACATGGATATCAATTTTGTTAAACAAGAAGCTGCTCAAGTTTCACTAGCTAACCAAGGTATCTACAATGGGATGTTGGGTGTAATTTTGATCGTTGCTTTCTTTATTTTTCCTATCCCTATTCTTTTTAACGTATGGAAATTAATTCTAAGTTTGATTGTCATAGTAGCAATTTATGGCGGATTCACTGCAACTAAAAAAATCTTCCTAGTACAAATGCTACCCGCGCTTTTAGCATTAATTTTTCTTTTCGTGTAA
- a CDS encoding PepSY domain-containing protein: MRKFFIITSSIITGLLVGIIGTTIYLNNQSSKVSNFTIRTTNLAAKPETISYSSNNLPQINLSQDSAVQKFKSLYTHAVVKSITLNLSKDIYVYDIVGYDDRKDCTIQVDATNNKILGQSTQVLDYDYEKDASLNLKKTISRQEANEIALKEFSGGTPISWELTDDNNHSIWKVKMIHGEHKHTVKINARTKAVI, from the coding sequence ATGAGAAAATTTTTTATCATTACCAGCAGCATTATCACTGGGTTACTTGTTGGAATAATTGGGACAACGATCTATCTAAATAATCAGTCGTCAAAAGTAAGTAACTTTACCATTCGAACTACTAATTTAGCAGCTAAGCCGGAAACGATCAGCTATTCTAGCAATAACTTGCCACAGATTAATCTCTCACAGGATTCCGCCGTCCAGAAATTCAAATCATTATATACACATGCAGTAGTCAAATCGATCACGCTTAATTTAAGTAAAGATATCTATGTTTATGACATAGTGGGTTATGATGACCGTAAAGACTGCACTATTCAGGTTGACGCAACTAATAACAAGATTCTAGGTCAGTCTACGCAGGTGCTTGATTATGACTACGAAAAAGATGCGTCTTTGAACCTAAAAAAGACAATTTCACGCCAAGAAGCTAATGAAATTGCCCTAAAAGAATTCAGTGGAGGAACACCGATTTCATGGGAGTTAACTGATGACAATAATCATTCAATTTGGAAAGTTAAAATGATCCACGGTGAACACAAACATACCGTAAAAATTAATGCTAGAACAAAGGCTGTAATCTAA
- the efp gene encoding elongation factor P — MVQAINLKKGMIFSQDGKLIKVLKANHHKPGKGNTVMQMDLRDVKSGAVVHKTMRPTEKVDLVEVTKKKAQYLYGEGDTYTFMDTDTYDQYEVSADQLGDDVKFLMPNIMVDMDFTDDNKIIGIELPSTVEMTVKETQPEIKGATVAGGGKPATMETGLVVQVPDFIKNGEKLIIGTENGDYKSRADSQPR; from the coding sequence ATGGTACAAGCAATTAATTTGAAAAAAGGTATGATTTTTAGCCAAGATGGCAAGTTGATTAAGGTATTGAAGGCTAACCACCATAAGCCTGGCAAGGGTAATACTGTGATGCAAATGGATTTGCGTGATGTAAAGAGTGGTGCAGTTGTTCACAAGACCATGCGTCCAACTGAAAAGGTAGACTTAGTTGAAGTAACTAAGAAAAAGGCTCAATACCTTTACGGCGAAGGTGATACTTATACTTTCATGGATACTGATACTTATGATCAATATGAAGTTTCAGCTGATCAATTGGGTGATGACGTTAAGTTCTTGATGCCTAACATTATGGTTGATATGGACTTTACAGATGATAACAAGATTATCGGTATTGAATTGCCATCAACTGTTGAAATGACCGTTAAGGAAACACAACCAGAGATTAAGGGTGCAACTGTAGCTGGTGGTGGTAAACCTGCTACTATGGAAACTGGCTTAGTTGTGCAAGTTCCTGATTTTATCAAGAATGGCGAAAAGCTAATTATTGGTACTGAAAACGGTGATTACAAGTCACGTGCAGATAGTCAACCTAGATAA
- the coaA gene encoding type I pantothenate kinase translates to MRNYTSFNRNEWAKLAPLDKVNITKEELADIKSLGDVIDLTDVHEIYTSLISYLHLVYQQKKNAQKAQIKFLHKSFSPAPFIIGISGSVAVGKSTTARLLQLLLSRTYPELKVHLMTTDGFIYPNEELKRRNLMPRKGFPESYDMALLSNFLRDVLSGKSDIVYPLYSQELSDIVPGKYGHVKNPDVLIIEGINTLQLPESGQVVTSDFFDFSIYIDAEEDLIEKWYMQRFRKVLKLNKNKPDNFYYKMANGPLEDAIQLAEETWQMVNLVNLREYIAPTKERASLILHKTDGHLIDRIYLRHI, encoded by the coding sequence ATGAGAAATTATACGAGTTTTAACAGAAATGAATGGGCTAAATTAGCTCCCTTAGATAAAGTCAATATTACCAAAGAAGAATTAGCTGATATCAAGTCTTTAGGAGACGTGATTGACCTAACCGACGTGCATGAGATCTATACCAGTTTGATCAGTTACTTACACTTAGTTTACCAACAAAAAAAGAATGCGCAAAAAGCACAAATCAAATTTTTGCATAAAAGTTTTTCACCAGCTCCGTTTATCATCGGTATTTCGGGTTCGGTTGCAGTTGGCAAATCAACCACTGCGCGTTTATTACAATTGTTGCTCAGTAGAACCTATCCAGAATTAAAGGTACACTTGATGACCACGGATGGTTTTATTTACCCTAATGAGGAATTAAAACGGCGCAATTTAATGCCCCGCAAAGGTTTTCCAGAAAGCTATGATATGGCTTTACTTAGCAACTTTTTGCGTGATGTCTTGAGTGGCAAAAGCGATATTGTTTATCCGTTGTATTCTCAAGAATTAAGCGATATAGTACCTGGGAAATATGGTCATGTAAAAAATCCTGATGTATTGATTATTGAAGGAATTAATACATTGCAATTGCCCGAGAGTGGACAAGTTGTGACTAGTGACTTTTTCGATTTTTCAATTTATATTGACGCTGAAGAAGATTTGATTGAAAAATGGTACATGCAACGCTTTAGAAAAGTACTTAAATTAAATAAAAATAAGCCAGATAATTTTTACTATAAAATGGCTAATGGACCGCTGGAAGATGCAATTCAATTGGCTGAAGAAACCTGGCAGATGGTTAATCTGGTCAACTTGCGTGAATATATTGCGCCAACCAAGGAACGTGCTAGCCTGATTTTACATAAGACTGACGGACATTTGATTGATCGGATATACCTGCGGCACATCTAA
- a CDS encoding SGNH/GDSL hydrolase family protein, whose product MKKIILFGDSIFNGYRNGQNTNLITNLFQQELKNYAQVENISKSGATTVEGVDYLEQIPPEHDLVVVEYGNNDAATAWGISPESYEKNLAQILSAVGKAIVVGLCNPNPESDIFQYYGAERLDLFNNIAQKVAKAHGAQFVDILPAMRNLKDKSTYYQADGQHLTDQGNEFLVNQIVPVIKKDLA is encoded by the coding sequence ATGAAAAAAATAATCCTATTCGGCGATTCCATTTTTAACGGATATCGTAATGGTCAAAATACAAACCTAATAACTAATTTATTCCAACAAGAACTTAAAAATTATGCACAGGTGGAAAACATTTCTAAAAGCGGTGCTACCACAGTTGAAGGCGTCGATTATTTGGAGCAAATTCCCCCAGAACATGATCTAGTTGTTGTTGAATACGGCAATAACGATGCCGCAACAGCTTGGGGCATTAGTCCAGAAAGCTACGAAAAGAACTTGGCTCAAATCCTTAGTGCAGTAGGCAAAGCCATTGTTGTGGGATTGTGCAATCCCAATCCAGAAAGTGACATTTTTCAATATTATGGTGCTGAAAGACTCGATCTTTTTAACAATATCGCCCAAAAAGTCGCAAAGGCACATGGTGCACAATTTGTGGATATTTTACCTGCAATGAGAAACTTAAAAGACAAATCGACATATTATCAAGCCGACGGGCAACATTTAACTGATCAAGGAAATGAGTTTTTAGTTAATCAAATCGTGCCAGTAATCAAAAAAGACTTAGCCTAA